The Longimicrobium terrae nucleotide sequence ATCTGCGCACGCCTGACGGGAATGCACCGGCGCACGCTTGGCGTGGCTGGCTGGACATACGTCTCACACGGCTGAACCAGCGCGCGGCTGGCCGTGCGCATGATGCTTCCGGAACGCGCCACGCCCCGTGCCGTCGCACTCACGCACCCCGCACACAGCACTCACGCACTTCCTTCCCTATGGATCTCGTTTTCGACGTCGGCAACACCGAAACCGTCATCGGGTGGTTCCAGGATTCGGAACTGCGCGGGCACTGGCGCGTGAGCACCGACTCCCGCCGCACCGCGGACGAATACGGCCTCATCCTGGTGCAGCTGCTGTCCGCGTCGGGGGTTGGATCGTCCCCCGTACGCGCGGCCACCATCGGCTCCGTGGTGCCGGCGATGACGACGGTTCTGCGCGACGCCTGCCGCCGCTACCTCGCGGTTTCCGCCATCGACGTAAACGCGCGCACGCCGCTGCCCATCACGCTGGACGTGGACGAGCCGCTGACCGTGGGCGCCGACCGCATCGTCAACACGCTCGCCGCCCAGCGGATGTTCGGCACCGACACCGTGGTGGTAGACCTGGGCACGGCGACCACGTTCGACTGCATCACCCGTGACGGCGTGTTCATCGGCGGGGTGATTTCGCCGGGGGTGAAGACGGCCGCGTCCAGCCTGACGGACCGCACCGCCAAGCTGCCGCGCGTGGAACTCGTTCCGCCGCAGCGCGTGATCGGGCGGCGGACGGACGCGTGCATCCAGAGCGGCATCTTCTACGGCGCGGTGGACGCCATCGACGGCACCGTGACGCGCATTCGCGAGGAGTGGGGGAGCGACAACCTGCTCGTGGTCGCCACCGGCGGCTTGGCGGAGCTGATTGGCCCGCACTGCCGCACGGTGCAGCGCATCGAACCCTATCTGACACTCTACGGGCTGGAGTTCGCGCGGGAGCACCTGGCGGGCGTCGAACCGTAGTCGGTGCGTCCCATGGCGGCAATCGAGGGCCCGGCCGCAACCCGCGGCCGGGCCCTCGCCGTCATCCATCCGGTGCGTTTCCATCGCCTGTGTCGGGTTCCGATCGGCGCCATGCTTTCTCCGCATCCCACCTCCCGACACAGGCGTTCGCGGCCCGCTGAATGCGTCTGACCGACGCGTCCACCATCCGCCGTATCAACCTCGGTGATCCAATTGAAAACGCTGCCCGCGCGCGCTGCCGGCAACGGTGCGCCCCTGCCGCTGCATGCGCTCACCTATCCCGAGCACGGGCCGATGGGGTGGCTCATCATCGCCTTGTTCTGCGCTGTGGGAACAGCGTCCGCACTGTCCGCTCCCGCAGCCGCGATCACGTATCACTACTCCGAATGGATAGCCTTTGCCATATTCGGGATCGGGTACGGCGTACTGGCATTCTGGATCGCGTACGAGTTCTACCGGTTCGCCTGCTGGGCGTGGTGGTTTGTCTTTTTCTGGCTCGTGCCGCCGCTCTTTCCCGTCCTCTTTCTTCCGTGGATCATCCGGGAATCCGTTGCTGAATCCATCGTTATCATCTGCATCGCGGCCGCCGCGGCGGGCCCGGCGCACTAACCTCTGGAAGCGGCGATACGATTTCTGGCTGGAGTCCGATGCCGTGCGGCGCCAGTTGGACTTTGAGCGCAACGGGCATCGCTGGGCGCGGCGCTCGTGGAAGGACGATGCGCGCGTGCTGAAGCGGCGGATGGCGGAACGGGAAGCACTCGGGCGTCCACATCCCGCCACGTGCGATCAAATCCCGCGTAGCCGCCGCGCTTGGATCACCGGCAATGGATGCGGAGGAGCCGTTGCGGGGCGCGGGGCGGGCCGGGTAGGTTGGCGTTTCGCCCCTGATCCAACCTCGCGTCCATCGATCATGAAGCTGCACGTTTCCGGCGACGTCACCGTTCCGGGCGACAAGTCCATCACGCACCGCGCGCTCATGTTCGCCGCCGCGGCGGAGGGCGAGAGCCGGCTGCGCGGGCTGCTGCCGGGCGCGGACTGCCAGAGCACCGCGTCCGTGCTGCGCGCGCTGGGGTGCGGCGTGCCGGTGCTTCCCGCGGACGGCTCGGAGATCCGCGTGGCGGGGCGGGGAATCGCCGCGTGGACGGCGCCGGTGGAAGCCCTGGACTGCGGCAACAGCGGCACCACGTCGCGGTTGATGATGGGCCTGCTCGCCAGCCGTCCGTTCAGCGCGACGCTGACGGGAGATGGATCGCTTCGCGGCCGGCCCATGCGGCGCATCACCGACCCGCTCGCCGCGATGGGCGCTCGCTTCCGTGAGCACGGCGCGCCCGACCGCCTGCCGATCGAGGTCATCGGCGGCCCGCTGAACGGGATCGATTATCGATCACCCAAGGCGAGCGCGCAGATCAAGAGCGCGGTGCTGCTGGGCGGGCTGGGCGCGGGCGTGCCTGTATCCGTCACCGAGCCCGGCCTGTCGCGCGATCACACGGAGCGGATGCTGACCGCGCTGGGCGAGCGCGTGGAGACGTCGGAAACCGGAGACGCCGTCAACCTCCGCCTGACGCCGAGCGGGCGCGCGCTTCCGCCGCTGGACATGGCGGTTCCCGGCGATCCGTCGTCCGCGGCGTTCCTGGTTGCGCTGGCGCTGCTGGCGGATGAGGGCGAACTGCGCATCCGCAACGTCTGCGTGAATCCCACGCGCACCGGCTTCTTTCGCCTTGTGGAGCGGATGGGCGCCAGC carries:
- the aroA gene encoding 3-phosphoshikimate 1-carboxyvinyltransferase; this translates as MKLHVSGDVTVPGDKSITHRALMFAAAAEGESRLRGLLPGADCQSTASVLRALGCGVPVLPADGSEIRVAGRGIAAWTAPVEALDCGNSGTTSRLMMGLLASRPFSATLTGDGSLRGRPMRRITDPLAAMGARFREHGAPDRLPIEVIGGPLNGIDYRSPKASAQIKSAVLLGGLGAGVPVSVTEPGLSRDHTERMLTALGERVETSETGDAVNLRLTPSGRALPPLDMAVPGDPSSAAFLVALALLADEGELRIRNVCVNPTRTGFFRLVERMGASIRFENERLAGGEPVADLLVAPAPLRGIDVGGAEVPAAIDEIPMLAVLAARAQGETRITGAGELRVKETDRIAALAQNLRAIGAEAEELEDGIVVRGSDRPLRGGIRAFHDHRIAMAFGVLGMRPENDIQVDDRAVVDVSFPGFWEMLERLGAR
- a CDS encoding type III pantothenate kinase translates to MDLVFDVGNTETVIGWFQDSELRGHWRVSTDSRRTADEYGLILVQLLSASGVGSSPVRAATIGSVVPAMTTVLRDACRRYLAVSAIDVNARTPLPITLDVDEPLTVGADRIVNTLAAQRMFGTDTVVVDLGTATTFDCITRDGVFIGGVISPGVKTAASSLTDRTAKLPRVELVPPQRVIGRRTDACIQSGIFYGAVDAIDGTVTRIREEWGSDNLLVVATGGLAELIGPHCRTVQRIEPYLTLYGLEFAREHLAGVEP